A region from the Antennarius striatus isolate MH-2024 chromosome 22, ASM4005453v1, whole genome shotgun sequence genome encodes:
- the LOC137589700 gene encoding probable E3 ubiquitin-protein ligase makorin-1 has protein sequence MSSTSLKFEHYKLPKSEERPTPQTLMPPPTSLLDPSDLDPSGSTPGSWVQDWFNAADFVSGQPYCGRADPENKELRKQLCFYAAIGKCRYGINCAYLHGDVCNMCELQVLHPTDISQRSEHTKACMEAHEKDMELSFAIQRSEYMMCRMCIEVVLEKANPSERRFGILVNCSHCYCLKCIRTWRRAMCDITNCCPKCGITSNFVIPSEFWVEDEDDKQKLIQKYKDGMRNKPCRYFDEGRGTCPFGAICFYKHAFPGGRLEEAQPPRRQPGSNDRNRQNSRTPLWNIFEEQESTDSFDNDEEEMVPFELREMLLRLLDEDEVLAGHQ, from the exons atgtcttcaaccagcctgaa gtttgaacaCTACAAACTACCCAAAAGCGAGGAGCGGCCGACCCCCCAGACACTGATGCCTCCCCCCACTTCCCTGCTGGACCCATCAGACCTGGATCCCAGTGGGTCAACACCCGGCTCATGGGTTCAAGACTGGTTCAACGCGGCCGATTTTGTTTCAGGACAGCCGTACTGTGGACGGG ctgatcctgagaacaaggagctgaggaagcagctttGCTTCTATGCCGCTATTGGAAAGTGCCGCTATGGAATCAACTGTGcctatctccatggcgacgtttgtaacatgtgtgagctccaggtgctccaccccaccgacatcagtcagcgctcagagcacaccaag GCGTGCATGGAGGCCCACGAGAAGGACATGGAGCTCTCGTTCGCCATCCAGCGCAGCGAGTACATGATGTGTCGTATGTGCATTGAAGTGGTGTTGGAGAAGGCCAACCCCAGTGAGCGGCGCTTCGGCATCCTGGTCAACTGCAGCCACTGCTACTGCCTGAAGTGCATCAGGACGTGGAGGAGGGCCATGTGCGATATCACCAA TTGCTGCCCCAAGTGTGGAATAACATCCAACTTTGTCATCCCGAGTGAGTTCTGGGTGGAAGATGAGGACGACAAGCAGAAGCTCATCCAGAAATACAAGGACGGCATGCG GAACAAGCCGTGTCGGTACTTTGATGAGGGGCGTGGCACATGTCCCTTTGGCGCCATCTGCTTCTATAAACACGCCTTTCCTGGTGGACGACTGGAGGAGGCCCAGCCCCCGCGCCGACAGCCAGGATCCAATGACAGGAACAGG cagaactccaggactccgctgtggaacatctttgaggagcaggagagcacagactccttcgacaacgatgaggaggagatggtgccGTTCGAGCTGAGGGAGATGCTTCTGAGGCTGCTGGACGAAGACGAGGTCCTGGCAggccatcaataa